In Halorussus limi, a genomic segment contains:
- a CDS encoding DEAD/DEAH box helicase has translation MSRGHRETTNVADATLTFEDGTVRVESDADLDLPHTETDARSKTRRAPGFRYAALREALDRQGATYEDSVLDAPDLPDVASAYELREYQRDALSAWEAAGRRGVLELPTGSGKTVIGLKAIERLQTATIVVVPTIDLLEQWRRELESAFGVPVGQLGGGEQNVEALTVSTYDSAYLRADELGDRFGLAVFDEVHHLGGEGYRDIARLLAAPARMGLTATFERPDGAHEVVADLVGDRVYAIDPDELAGDHLAPYDIKRLEVELTPAERERYEAANEVFTNYLARSNIRMQSGSDYQELVKRSGSDPEAREALLAKQRAREIMMNSDAKVEALEGVLADHRDDRVIVFTAHNDLVYRLSERFLLPAVTHQTGAAERREILGRFREGDYSRIVTSNVLDEGVDVPDANVAVLLSGSGSEREFTQRLGRVLRPNEDGRAALLYEVVSAETAEERVAERRR, from the coding sequence ATGTCCCGCGGGCACCGAGAGACCACCAACGTGGCCGACGCGACGCTGACCTTCGAGGACGGGACCGTCCGAGTCGAGAGCGACGCCGACCTCGACCTGCCCCACACCGAGACCGACGCGCGGTCGAAGACCCGGCGAGCGCCCGGGTTCCGGTACGCCGCGCTCCGGGAGGCGCTGGACCGGCAGGGGGCGACCTACGAGGACTCGGTCCTCGACGCGCCCGACCTCCCCGACGTGGCCTCGGCCTACGAACTCCGGGAGTACCAGCGCGACGCCCTCTCGGCGTGGGAGGCGGCGGGGCGGCGGGGCGTGCTCGAACTCCCGACCGGGAGCGGCAAGACCGTCATCGGCCTGAAAGCCATCGAGCGGTTGCAGACCGCGACTATCGTCGTGGTCCCGACCATCGACCTGTTAGAGCAGTGGCGACGCGAGTTGGAGTCGGCGTTCGGCGTCCCGGTCGGTCAATTGGGCGGCGGCGAGCAGAACGTCGAAGCCCTGACCGTCTCGACCTACGACTCGGCGTACCTCCGGGCCGACGAACTGGGCGACCGGTTCGGACTCGCCGTCTTCGACGAGGTCCACCACCTCGGCGGCGAGGGCTACCGCGACATCGCTCGCCTGCTGGCCGCGCCCGCCCGGATGGGCCTGACCGCGACGTTCGAGCGCCCGGACGGCGCACACGAGGTGGTCGCGGACCTCGTCGGCGACCGAGTCTACGCCATCGACCCCGACGAACTAGCGGGCGACCACCTCGCGCCCTACGACATCAAGCGCCTCGAAGTCGAACTGACCCCGGCGGAGCGCGAGCGCTACGAGGCGGCCAACGAGGTGTTCACGAACTACCTCGCCCGGTCGAACATCCGCATGCAGAGCGGGAGCGACTATCAGGAACTGGTCAAGCGGTCGGGGTCCGACCCCGAGGCCCGCGAGGCCCTGCTCGCCAAACAGCGCGCCCGCGAAATCATGATGAACAGCGACGCGAAGGTCGAGGCCCTCGAAGGAGTCCTCGCCGACCACCGCGACGACCGGGTCATCGTCTTCACGGCGCACAACGACCTCGTCTATCGCCTCTCCGAGCGATTCCTTCTCCCCGCCGTCACGCACCAGACCGGCGCGGCCGAGCGCCGGGAAATCTTGGGTCGGTTTCGGGAAGGCGACTACTCGCGCATCGTGACCTCGAACGTGTTGGACGAGGGCGTGGACGTGCCCGACGCCAACGTCGCGGTCCTGCTCTCGGGGAGCGGGAGCGAACGCGAGTTCACCCAGCGACTCGGTCGCGTCCTCCGCCCGAACGAGGACGGCCGGGCCGCGCTGCTCTACGAGGTCGTCAGCGCCGAGACAGCGGAGGAGCGCGTGGCCGAGCGGCGTCGGTAG
- the dnaJ gene encoding molecular chaperone DnaJ: MSEDFYDILGVSRDADEDEIKSAYRDKATDYHPDVSDDPNAEEKFKKLQKAKEVLTDEEKRQAYDQMGHERFEQAEKRGGFDGGAGGAGRGGMGGQGGMGGQGGMGGQGGMGDIFEQFFGGGSGRQSNRPQKGQDLRTRLTIDLEDAYEGVQKQVSVRRPERCDDCDGEGHPPGTDSHTCQECNGRGQVTQVQQTPLGRVQQTQTCRHCGGEGEIYAETCSTCGGDGTVRKEATLSVEVPAGIQSGQSLQMEGEGAPGPNGGPNGDLLIEVEIEDHPDFERDGDDLRRQEPISFPQATFGDTVEIPTLDGTVEMDVPAGTQSGETFRLKGKGMPRLRRRGQGDLYVQVQVVTPESLNDEQREALEQFAEAGGEEVSVEEGFFEKIKNSF; this comes from the coding sequence ATGAGCGAGGACTTCTACGACATACTCGGCGTGAGCAGGGACGCCGACGAGGACGAGATAAAATCGGCCTACCGCGACAAGGCGACCGACTACCACCCCGACGTGAGCGACGACCCGAACGCCGAGGAGAAGTTCAAAAAGCTCCAGAAGGCCAAGGAAGTGCTGACCGACGAGGAGAAGCGACAGGCCTACGACCAGATGGGTCACGAGCGGTTCGAGCAGGCCGAGAAGCGCGGCGGCTTCGACGGCGGCGCCGGCGGTGCCGGTCGGGGCGGCATGGGCGGCCAAGGCGGCATGGGCGGCCAAGGCGGCATGGGCGGCCAAGGCGGCATGGGCGACATCTTCGAGCAGTTCTTCGGCGGCGGCAGTGGCCGCCAGTCTAACCGGCCCCAGAAGGGCCAAGACCTCCGGACGCGCCTGACCATCGACCTCGAAGACGCCTACGAGGGCGTCCAGAAGCAGGTCAGCGTCCGCCGTCCCGAGCGCTGTGACGACTGCGACGGCGAGGGCCACCCGCCGGGCACAGACTCGCACACCTGTCAGGAGTGCAACGGCCGCGGACAGGTCACGCAGGTCCAGCAGACGCCGCTCGGCCGAGTCCAGCAGACCCAGACCTGTCGCCACTGCGGCGGCGAGGGCGAAATCTACGCCGAGACATGCTCGACCTGCGGCGGCGACGGCACGGTCCGCAAGGAGGCCACGCTGTCGGTCGAAGTCCCGGCGGGCATCCAGTCGGGCCAGAGCCTCCAGATGGAGGGCGAGGGCGCGCCCGGCCCGAACGGCGGCCCGAACGGCGACCTGCTCATCGAGGTCGAAATCGAGGACCACCCCGACTTCGAGCGCGACGGCGACGACCTCCGACGACAGGAACCCATCTCGTTCCCGCAGGCGACGTTCGGCGACACCGTCGAGATTCCGACTCTCGACGGCACCGTCGAGATGGACGTGCCCGCGGGCACCCAGAGCGGCGAGACGTTCCGTCTCAAGGGCAAGGGGATGCCCCGACTCCGGCGGCGCGGGCAGGGGGACCTCTACGTGCAGGTGCAGGTCGTGACGCCCGAGAGCCTGAACGACGAGCAGAGGGAGGCGCTCGAACAGTTCGCCGAGGCCGGCGGCGAGGAGGTCAGCGTCGAGGAAGGCTTCTTCGAGAAGATAAAGAACTCGTTCTAA
- a CDS encoding GNAT family N-acetyltransferase, with protein MPGVAFAHGERTALYTVERDDAAFYQRGRNHPAVRGPLGLADPTNLAQAEETVEDWVERDDSANLLVCLSTEESDGGEQTAGAEAEPTPTSDGDASSASDAEPTPIGTVNAWELDQPRGKVSYWLLPAYHGEGYATEAMALFLDHLFESRAVRGVEAHVYSHNNPSQALLDRLGFTLEGKLRENNFVEGAYRDEYVYGLLRDEWVEE; from the coding sequence ATGCCCGGCGTAGCTTTCGCGCACGGCGAGCGCACCGCCCTCTACACCGTCGAACGCGACGACGCGGCGTTCTACCAGCGCGGCCGCAACCATCCCGCGGTCCGCGGTCCGCTCGGGTTGGCCGACCCGACGAACCTCGCGCAGGCCGAGGAGACCGTCGAGGACTGGGTCGAGCGAGACGACAGCGCCAACCTGCTCGTCTGCCTGTCTACGGAGGAGTCGGACGGCGGGGAGCAGACCGCCGGAGCCGAGGCGGAGCCGACTCCGACGAGCGACGGGGACGCGTCCTCGGCGAGCGACGCCGAACCGACTCCCATCGGAACCGTGAACGCGTGGGAACTCGACCAGCCCCGCGGTAAGGTCTCCTACTGGCTCCTGCCGGCGTACCACGGCGAGGGGTACGCGACCGAGGCGATGGCGCTCTTCCTCGACCACCTCTTCGAATCGCGGGCGGTCCGGGGCGTCGAGGCGCACGTGTACTCTCACAATAACCCCTCTCAGGCCTTGCTGGACCGTCTCGGATTCACGCTCGAAGGGAAACTTCGGGAGAACAACTTCGTCGAAGGCGCGTACCGCGACGAGTACGTCTACGGCCTGCTCCGCGACGAGTGGGTCGAGGAGTAG
- a CDS encoding aldo/keto reductase, whose amino-acid sequence MSDDPLAVTPRLGLGTMGIDDADRIAAAIETGYRHLDTAQIYENEAVVGRGVERASVERADLSLATKVWADSLAPDDVLASTRESLSELGVGYVDLLYVHRPIDTYDPEATLPAFDRLREEGRVRAVGVSNFDAEQVAAAREILDAPLAANQVEMHPLYQQDALLADAQRHGYALVAYSPLAQGEVFDVPEVREIAEKHGATPAQVSLAWLAGKDNVVPIPRSASDDHLRENLAALDLELDAADVAKIESIDREQKLFE is encoded by the coding sequence ATGAGCGACGACCCGCTGGCAGTGACGCCGAGGCTCGGACTCGGGACGATGGGCATCGACGACGCCGACCGCATCGCGGCGGCGATAGAGACGGGGTATCGCCACCTCGACACCGCACAGATATACGAGAACGAGGCCGTCGTGGGCCGGGGCGTCGAGCGCGCGTCTGTCGAGCGGGCGGACCTCTCGCTGGCGACGAAGGTGTGGGCCGACAGCCTCGCGCCCGACGACGTGTTGGCCAGCACGCGCGAGAGCCTCTCCGAACTCGGCGTCGGCTACGTCGACCTACTCTACGTCCACCGACCCATCGACACCTACGACCCCGAGGCGACCCTGCCCGCGTTCGACCGCCTCCGCGAGGAGGGCCGGGTCCGCGCGGTGGGCGTCAGCAACTTCGACGCCGAGCAGGTGGCCGCGGCCCGCGAGATTCTGGACGCGCCGCTCGCGGCGAATCAGGTCGAGATGCACCCGCTCTACCAGCAGGACGCCCTGCTCGCCGACGCGCAGCGCCACGGCTACGCGCTGGTGGCGTACTCGCCGCTCGCGCAGGGCGAGGTGTTCGACGTGCCCGAGGTTCGGGAAATCGCCGAGAAGCACGGCGCGACGCCCGCGCAGGTGAGTCTGGCGTGGCTCGCGGGGAAGGACAACGTCGTCCCGATTCCGCGGTCGGCGAGCGACGACCACCTCCGGGAGAACCTCGCCGCGCTCGACCTCGAACTCGACGCCGCCGACGTGGCGAAAATCGAGTCGATAGACCGCGAGCAGAAGCTGTTCGAGTGA
- a CDS encoding type 1 glutamine amidotransferase domain-containing protein produces MSETDQETLNGVTVGVFVAPEGTEDVEFTESKAAVADAGASVEILSSETGEARTVDNDLEWAESYEIDATFSDVSADDYDALVIPGGTVGADKLRANEDAVTLVREHVADDKPVGVICHGPWVLVEADAVEGRTLTSYPSLQTDVRNAGGEWVDEEVVTDEGFVTSRKPDDLPAFREEIVETFAAESR; encoded by the coding sequence ATGAGCGAGACCGACCAGGAGACGCTAAACGGCGTAACCGTCGGCGTCTTCGTCGCTCCAGAAGGCACAGAGGACGTCGAGTTCACCGAGTCGAAGGCCGCCGTCGCCGACGCGGGGGCCAGCGTCGAGATCCTGAGTAGCGAAACCGGAGAGGCCCGGACCGTCGACAACGACCTCGAGTGGGCCGAGTCGTACGAAATCGACGCGACGTTCTCGGACGTCTCGGCCGACGACTACGACGCGCTGGTTATCCCCGGCGGCACCGTAGGCGCGGACAAACTCCGCGCGAACGAGGACGCCGTGACCCTCGTCCGGGAACACGTCGCGGACGACAAGCCCGTCGGCGTCATCTGTCACGGGCCGTGGGTGCTGGTCGAGGCCGACGCCGTCGAGGGAAGGACGCTGACCTCGTATCCGAGTCTCCAGACCGACGTGCGCAACGCGGGCGGCGAGTGGGTCGACGAGGAAGTCGTCACCGACGAGGGGTTCGTGACGAGTCGCAAGCCCGACGACCTCCCGGCGTTCCGCGAGGAGATAGTCGAGACGTTCGCGGCGGAATCCCGGTAG
- the dnaK gene encoding molecular chaperone DnaK, translated as MASNKILGIDLGTTNSAFAVMEGGDPEIIVNSEGERTTPSVVAFDDGERLVGKPAKNQAVQNPERTIQSIKRHMGDEDYTVEIDGEEYTPEQISAMTLQKIKRDAEEYLGDDVEKAVITVPAYFNDKQRQATKDAGEIAGFEVERIVNEPTAASMAYGLDDESDQTVLVYDLGGGTFDVSILDLGGGVYEVVATNGDNDLGGDDWDEAIIDYLADEFENEHGIDLREDRQALQRLKDAAEEAKIELSSRKETDINLPFITATDEGPVHLEQSITRAKFESLTSDLIERTVGPTEQALEDADYSKSDIDEVILVGGSTRMPQVQEKVEEMTGQEPKKNVNPDEAVALGAAIQGGVLSGDVDDIVLLDVTPLSLGIEVKGGLFERLIDKNTTIPTEESKVFTTAADNQTSVQVRVFQGEREIAEENELLGEFQLTGIPPAPAGTPQIEVGFNIDENGIVNVTAEDQGSGNSEEITIEGGAGLSDEQIEQMQEEAEKHEEEDQQRRERIEARNEAESAVQRAETLLDENEEEIDDDLKADIEAEIESVQEVLGDEDATKEDLEDATESLSEQLQEIGKQMYQQQAQAGAGGAGAGAGPGGAGPGGAAGAGPGGMGGQAGPGGAGGGDGEEYVDADFEDVDEDDDE; from the coding sequence ATGGCGAGCAACAAGATTCTGGGCATCGACCTCGGCACCACGAACAGCGCGTTCGCGGTCATGGAGGGCGGCGACCCGGAGATCATCGTCAACAGCGAGGGCGAGCGAACCACGCCCTCGGTCGTCGCCTTCGACGACGGCGAGCGCCTCGTCGGGAAACCCGCCAAGAACCAGGCGGTTCAGAACCCCGAGCGCACGATTCAGTCCATCAAGCGCCACATGGGCGACGAGGACTACACCGTCGAAATCGACGGAGAGGAGTACACTCCCGAGCAGATTTCGGCGATGACCCTCCAGAAGATAAAGCGCGACGCCGAGGAGTACCTCGGCGACGACGTCGAGAAGGCGGTCATCACGGTCCCGGCATACTTCAACGACAAGCAGCGCCAAGCGACCAAGGACGCCGGCGAAATCGCCGGGTTCGAGGTCGAGCGCATCGTCAACGAACCGACCGCCGCGTCGATGGCGTACGGACTCGACGACGAGTCCGACCAGACGGTCCTCGTCTACGACCTCGGCGGGGGCACTTTCGACGTCTCCATCCTCGACCTCGGCGGCGGCGTCTACGAGGTCGTCGCCACCAACGGTGACAACGACCTCGGGGGCGACGACTGGGACGAGGCCATCATCGACTACCTCGCCGACGAGTTCGAGAACGAACACGGCATCGACCTCCGCGAGGACCGACAGGCCCTCCAGCGCCTGAAGGACGCCGCGGAGGAGGCTAAAATCGAACTCTCCTCTCGGAAGGAGACCGACATCAACCTCCCGTTCATCACGGCGACCGACGAGGGTCCGGTCCACCTCGAACAGAGCATCACCCGCGCGAAGTTCGAGAGTCTAACCTCGGACCTCATCGAGCGCACGGTCGGCCCGACCGAGCAAGCGCTCGAAGACGCCGATTACTCGAAGAGCGACATCGACGAAGTGATTCTGGTCGGCGGTTCGACCCGGATGCCCCAAGTGCAGGAGAAGGTCGAGGAGATGACCGGCCAAGAGCCGAAGAAGAACGTCAACCCCGACGAGGCCGTCGCGCTCGGCGCGGCGATTCAGGGCGGCGTCCTCAGCGGCGACGTGGACGACATCGTCCTGCTCGACGTGACGCCTCTCTCGCTCGGTATCGAGGTCAAGGGCGGCCTCTTCGAGCGTCTCATCGACAAGAACACCACCATCCCGACCGAGGAGTCGAAGGTGTTCACCACGGCCGCGGACAACCAGACCTCCGTGCAGGTCCGAGTGTTCCAGGGCGAGCGCGAAATCGCCGAGGAGAACGAACTGCTCGGCGAGTTCCAGTTGACGGGCATCCCGCCCGCGCCGGCCGGAACCCCCCAAATCGAGGTCGGGTTCAACATCGACGAGAACGGCATCGTCAACGTCACGGCCGAGGACCAAGGGTCGGGTAACTCCGAGGAGATTACCATCGAGGGCGGCGCCGGTCTCTCCGACGAGCAGATCGAGCAGATGCAGGAGGAAGCCGAGAAACACGAGGAGGAAGACCAGCAGCGCCGCGAGCGCATCGAGGCCCGAAACGAGGCCGAGAGCGCGGTCCAGCGCGCCGAGACCCTGCTCGACGAGAACGAGGAGGAAATCGACGACGACCTGAAGGCCGACATCGAGGCCGAAATCGAGAGCGTACAGGAGGTTCTGGGCGACGAGGACGCCACGAAGGAGGACCTCGAAGACGCGACCGAGAGCCTCAGCGAGCAACTGCAGGAGATCGGCAAGCAGATGTACCAGCAGCAGGCCCAGGCCGGTGCCGGCGGTGCGGGCGCTGGCGCGGGCCCCGGCGGCGCTGGTCCCGGCGGTGCGGCGGGTGCCGGACCCGGCGGGATGGGCGGTCAGGCCGGACCCGGCGGTGCCGGTGGCGGCGACGGCGAGGAGTACGTGGACGCCGACTTCGAGGACGTCGACGAGGACGACGACGAGTAA
- a CDS encoding nucleotide exchange factor GrpE, with translation MTDEEATEQVREDAEETGDARTDAGEDADAAAEESETEAETDHLGTESTRLVAEVATQDAKLAADLEGHLAGLEADREEAEERVDDLESKLKRNRADFKNYKKRAKKRQEQMKDRATEDLVENLLDVRDNLKRAVEDDHENVESLKEGVEMTLKELDRVFEDEDVEEIAPEPGAETDPQRHEVMMQVESDQPEGTVADVYQPGYEMGEKVLRAAQVTVSEGGDEQ, from the coding sequence ATGACCGACGAGGAAGCCACCGAGCAGGTGCGGGAGGACGCCGAGGAGACCGGAGACGCCCGAACCGACGCCGGCGAGGACGCCGACGCGGCCGCCGAGGAATCGGAGACCGAGGCCGAGACCGACCACCTCGGCACGGAGAGCACCAGACTCGTCGCGGAAGTCGCCACGCAGGACGCGAAACTCGCCGCCGACCTCGAAGGCCATCTCGCGGGTCTCGAAGCGGACAGGGAGGAGGCCGAGGAGCGGGTCGACGACCTCGAATCCAAACTCAAGCGCAACCGCGCGGACTTCAAGAACTACAAGAAGCGCGCGAAGAAGCGCCAGGAGCAGATGAAAGACCGCGCCACCGAGGACCTCGTGGAGAACCTGCTGGACGTGCGCGACAACCTCAAGCGCGCCGTCGAGGACGACCACGAGAACGTCGAGAGCCTCAAGGAGGGCGTCGAGATGACGCTCAAGGAACTCGACCGCGTGTTCGAAGACGAGGACGTCGAGGAGATAGCGCCCGAACCCGGCGCCGAGACCGACCCCCAGCGCCACGAGGTGATGATGCAGGTCGAGAGCGACCAACCCGAGGGCACCGTCGCGGACGTGTACCAACCCGGCTACGAGATGGGCGAGAAGGTCCTCCGCGCCGCGCAGGTGACGGTCAGCGAGGGCGGCGACGAGCAGTAA
- a CDS encoding CPBP family intramembrane glutamic endopeptidase, with protein MPPAPKYPSFAAVTMLVLGLLVMLARASQAMFEGGPDGDAASGTDDTDADSDSRAGVPATGAARIERHRDTGRSRAERRARDVLDEDDGDPWNGERTDESPWDERGSETDARRASEREASERYEQNVLEFSTGTLLANVALSQGLFGVAIVGAAWLADVPPVALGVETGNPWSVGLPAVGVGVAVGVALYAANELAAKVVDAAGIDYSEGLRESLAPDTLGGWAVLLGVVLPVIAGFEELLFRAALVGAFAAGFGVSPWLLAAFSTVAFAIGHGAQGPGGVAVTGLLGFALAAAFVLTESLLVVVVAHYLVNALEFGVHEGLGIEWV; from the coding sequence ATGCCGCCAGCGCCGAAGTACCCGTCGTTCGCCGCCGTCACGATGCTCGTTCTCGGCCTGCTCGTCATGCTCGCGCGGGCCTCGCAGGCCATGTTCGAGGGCGGCCCCGACGGCGACGCGGCGTCGGGGACCGACGACACCGACGCCGATTCTGACTCCCGCGCCGGGGTTCCCGCGACCGGTGCGGCCCGCATCGAGCGCCACCGCGACACCGGCCGGTCGCGGGCCGAGCGCCGCGCTCGCGACGTTCTCGACGAGGACGACGGCGACCCGTGGAACGGCGAGCGGACCGACGAATCGCCGTGGGACGAGCGCGGGTCGGAGACCGACGCCCGGCGAGCGAGCGAGCGAGAGGCGTCCGAACGCTACGAGCAGAACGTCCTCGAGTTCTCGACCGGCACCCTGCTGGCGAACGTCGCGCTGAGTCAGGGCCTGTTCGGCGTGGCCATCGTCGGCGCGGCGTGGTTGGCCGACGTGCCGCCGGTCGCGCTCGGCGTCGAGACGGGCAATCCGTGGAGCGTCGGCCTGCCCGCGGTCGGAGTCGGCGTGGCCGTCGGCGTCGCGCTCTACGCCGCCAACGAACTCGCCGCGAAGGTCGTGGACGCCGCGGGAATCGACTACTCCGAGGGCCTGCGCGAGTCGCTCGCGCCCGACACGCTCGGCGGGTGGGCCGTCCTGCTCGGGGTCGTCCTGCCCGTCATCGCGGGGTTCGAGGAACTGCTCTTCCGGGCGGCGCTGGTCGGCGCGTTCGCCGCCGGATTCGGCGTCTCGCCGTGGCTCTTGGCGGCGTTCTCGACCGTCGCGTTCGCCATCGGTCACGGCGCGCAGGGACCCGGCGGCGTCGCGGTGACGGGTCTGCTCGGGTTCGCGCTGGCGGCCGCGTTCGTCCTCACCGAGAGCCTGCTGGTCGTGGTGGTCGCCCACTACCTCGTCAACGCGCTGGAGTTCGGCGTCCACGAGGGACTGGGCATCGAGTGGGTCTGA
- a CDS encoding AMP-binding protein translates to MDTLEDVDEVRHEPSDEFVASTNVYQFMQEYGIEGYEELIERTTSEVPGVEESGVEWFWDEMVEYLGIDFYEDYDTIRDDSDGPQFSEWYEGGEINVAHNVVDRHAAPDSETRNKVACIWEGEDGEVREVTFHELARQSNKVANALEARGVGAGDAVGLYMPMVPEVISILYGAFKVGAIAVPIFSGFGVDATATRIEDPECSVLFTADGFYRRGSEVFLKGTADEAIEQAGHVEHTIVYDRFGSSEAQRASGGEGDGGTEIPWHDDRDEWWDEAVETQSDEYDTRSMDSNDESMLLYSSGTTGKPKGIVHTHAGALMQAAKEIYFGFDHKPEDRFFWVSDIGWMMGPWTLIGNHAFGGTVFMYEGAPDHPEPDRFWEMIDRHAISTFGISPTAIRALRKYGDEHVERHDLSTLRLLGSTGEPWDPESWQWFYEKVGGGEAPIINISGGTEIMGCFLMPMPIQSLKPCTLGGPGLGMDIDIVNSQGESIADTHERGFLVARDSCPSMTKSLWEGDERYLEEYWSTFEDPPLWDHGDWAQKDEDGFWFLHGRADDAINVAGRKVGPAEVEGALIDHEAVNQAAAVGVPDETTGQAVVAYVILEDGFEVGDALREELREQVGQELGKPFKPREVLFVSEFPKTQSGKIIRRAIEATYTGEDLGDMSSIENPEALDELEAAE, encoded by the coding sequence ATGGATACGCTCGAAGACGTAGACGAGGTCCGCCACGAACCCAGCGACGAGTTCGTGGCATCGACCAACGTCTACCAGTTCATGCAGGAGTACGGCATCGAGGGCTACGAGGAGTTGATAGAGCGGACGACCTCGGAGGTGCCGGGGGTCGAGGAGTCGGGCGTCGAGTGGTTCTGGGACGAGATGGTCGAGTACCTCGGCATCGACTTCTACGAGGACTACGATACGATTCGGGACGACAGCGATGGCCCGCAGTTCTCGGAGTGGTACGAGGGCGGCGAGATAAACGTCGCTCACAACGTTGTCGACCGCCACGCGGCCCCCGACAGCGAGACCCGCAACAAGGTCGCCTGCATCTGGGAGGGCGAGGACGGCGAGGTCCGCGAGGTAACGTTCCACGAACTCGCCCGCCAGTCGAACAAGGTCGCCAACGCGCTCGAAGCGCGCGGCGTCGGGGCGGGCGACGCGGTGGGTCTCTACATGCCGATGGTGCCGGAGGTCATCTCCATCCTCTACGGCGCGTTCAAGGTCGGGGCCATCGCCGTCCCCATCTTCTCCGGATTCGGCGTGGACGCGACCGCGACCCGCATCGAGGACCCCGAGTGTTCGGTGCTGTTCACCGCCGACGGCTTCTACCGCCGGGGGAGCGAGGTGTTCCTGAAGGGCACCGCCGACGAGGCCATCGAGCAGGCGGGCCACGTCGAGCACACCATCGTCTACGACCGGTTCGGCAGTAGCGAGGCGCAACGCGCCTCGGGCGGCGAGGGCGACGGCGGGACGGAGATTCCGTGGCACGACGACCGCGACGAGTGGTGGGACGAGGCGGTCGAGACCCAGAGCGACGAGTACGACACGCGGTCGATGGACTCGAACGACGAGTCGATGCTCCTCTACTCGTCGGGCACCACCGGCAAGCCGAAGGGCATCGTCCACACCCACGCCGGCGCGCTGATGCAGGCCGCCAAGGAGATTTACTTCGGCTTCGACCACAAACCGGAGGACCGGTTCTTCTGGGTCAGCGACATCGGGTGGATGATGGGTCCGTGGACGCTCATCGGCAACCACGCGTTCGGCGGCACGGTCTTCATGTACGAGGGCGCGCCCGACCACCCCGAACCCGACCGGTTCTGGGAGATGATAGACCGGCACGCCATCTCGACGTTCGGCATCTCGCCGACGGCGATTCGCGCCCTGCGGAAGTACGGCGACGAACACGTCGAGCGCCACGACCTCTCGACGCTCCGTCTTCTGGGTTCGACCGGCGAACCGTGGGACCCCGAGAGTTGGCAGTGGTTCTACGAGAAGGTCGGCGGCGGCGAGGCGCCCATCATCAATATCTCGGGCGGCACCGAAATCATGGGCTGTTTCCTCATGCCGATGCCCATCCAGTCGCTCAAGCCCTGCACGCTCGGCGGGCCGGGCCTCGGGATGGACATCGACATCGTGAACTCGCAGGGCGAGTCCATCGCCGACACCCACGAGCGGGGCTTCCTCGTCGCTCGCGACTCCTGTCCCTCGATGACCAAGAGCCTCTGGGAGGGCGACGAGCGTTACTTGGAGGAGTACTGGTCCACCTTCGAGGACCCGCCGCTGTGGGACCACGGCGACTGGGCCCAGAAGGACGAGGACGGTTTCTGGTTCCTCCACGGCCGCGCCGACGACGCCATCAACGTGGCGGGCCGGAAGGTCGGCCCCGCGGAAGTCGAGGGCGCGCTCATCGACCACGAGGCCGTCAATCAGGCCGCCGCGGTCGGGGTCCCGGACGAGACGACCGGACAGGCCGTGGTCGCCTACGTCATCCTCGAAGACGGCTTCGAGGTCGGCGACGCGCTCCGCGAGGAGTTGCGCGAGCAGGTCGGCCAAGAACTGGGGAAACCGTTCAAGCCCCGCGAGGTGCTGTTCGTCTCCGAGTTCCCCAAGACCCAGAGCGGGAAAATCATCCGGCGGGCCATCGAGGCGACCTACACCGGCGAGGACCTCGGCGACATGTCCTCCATCGAGAACCCCGAGGCGCTGGACGAACTGGAAGCGGCGGAGTAG
- a CDS encoding luciferase domain-containing protein, with the protein MGDQDKRQAVRLVDRIIEEVAAWPHVETNEHRFEGREFTLGPREVGHVHRWGIVDVPFTERLRDTLVEEGKTEEHHVVPESGWTTRYVEDDEDVEQAIWLLRLSYLYHVNNLKKTPAGAEKFEEIDVAEELAELDVSDQIRAAFERRGVMGS; encoded by the coding sequence ATGGGGGACCAAGACAAGCGTCAGGCGGTGCGACTCGTGGACCGAATCATCGAGGAAGTCGCCGCGTGGCCCCACGTCGAGACCAACGAACACCGGTTCGAGGGCCGGGAGTTCACGCTCGGCCCGCGGGAGGTCGGCCACGTCCACCGGTGGGGTATCGTGGACGTGCCGTTCACCGAGCGCCTGCGCGACACTCTCGTCGAGGAGGGGAAGACCGAGGAGCACCACGTCGTCCCGGAGTCGGGGTGGACGACCCGCTACGTCGAGGACGACGAGGACGTAGAGCAGGCAATCTGGCTGTTGCGCCTGTCGTATCTCTACCACGTCAACAACCTGAAGAAGACGCCCGCCGGCGCGGAGAAGTTCGAGGAAATCGACGTGGCGGAGGAACTGGCCGAACTGGACGTGAGCGACCAGATTCGGGCGGCGTTCGAGCGCCGCGGCGTGATGGGGTCGTGA